From Salvia splendens isolate huo1 chromosome 3, SspV2, whole genome shotgun sequence, a single genomic window includes:
- the LOC121795387 gene encoding ran guanine nucleotide release factor-like: protein MPADLCTQRPLFGGAISSTFPLRFQDVSNMRQVPDHQEVFVDPTSDGSLIFELLDLKTDVADQGSATWFLQDLANEQDAEGAMVLEQSGVFEADALRFRDSPAVITTAVGQMAISKGRQGRDAQNVVKVYLANLRLKDVGTDVLITAYEPVMINPLSESAATVGAGLAVPASQSGCMPMEEVFRGAVSSFKVNDWSLFGAVA, encoded by the exons ATGCCTGCGGATTTATGCACTCAACGCCCACTCTTCGGTGGCGCCATCTCCTCCACCTTTCCGCTTCGCTTCCAG GACGTAAGCAACATGCGCCAAGTTCCTGATCATCAG GAGGTTTTTGTTGATCCAACGAGCGACGGGAGCTTAATATTTGAGCTCCTCGACTTGAAGACAGATGTGGCGGATCAGGGAAGTGCCACGTGGTTTCTTCAAGACCTGGCTAATGAGCAAGATGCTGAAGGAGCAATG GTGCTTGAACAATCAGGTGTATTTGAGGCCGATGCACTACGATTTAGAGACAGTCCTGCTGTTATTACAACTGCGGTTGGTCAGATG GCCATATCTAAAGGTAGACAGGGAAGAGATGCACAAAACGTAGTTAAG GTTTATCTAGCTAATTTACGCCTCAAGGATGTCGGTACTGATGTTCTGATTACTGCATATGAGCCAGTGATGATAAA CCCTTTGAGTGAAAGTGCTGCAACAGTCGGTGCTGGCTTAGCCGTGCCTGCTTCACAGTCCGGATGCATGCCGATGGAGGAGGTCTTCAGAGGTGCCGTCTCGAGTTTCAAGGTGAACGACTGGAGCCTTTTTGGTGCTGTGGCTTGA